From a single Triplophysa rosa linkage group LG17, Trosa_1v2, whole genome shotgun sequence genomic region:
- the slc5a9 gene encoding sodium/glucose cotransporter 4 isoform X8: MECSVGPHCLRLDLCACVYFCWSRHYARISEKEVRGSAHQNLHECAVSHSLYFHQDINIFSGAVFIQVSLGWDLYLSTVVLLTVTTLYTIAGGLTAVIYTDALQTVIMVVGAFVLMFIAFDKVGWYEGLLDQYEKAIPAITVPNTTCHLPRADAFHIFRDPLTGDLPWPGLIFGLTVLAMWVWCTDQVIVQRSLSAKNLSHAKGGSVLGGYLKLLPMFFIVMPGMISRALYPDEVGCVDPEECLRICGASVGCSNIAYPKLVVELMPVGLRGLMIAVIMAALMSSLTSIFNSSSTLFTMDIWQRIRPWASERELMVVGRVFILLLVALSIVWIPIIQTANSGQLFDYIQAITSYLSPPITTVFIMAIFWGRINEQGAFWGLMVGLVVGTVRMVMDFVYGTPSCGEQDLRPALLKDVHYLYFALILLALTALVITAISLCTAPIPKQHVTILLLVRLTWWTRHSKEERVELEDPWARGSNPASSEPSTTESGGMDGSTPAWWKRAGMWLCGISNVAKPEMSEEEQKALEKKLTNIEEHHTWKTVSNINAIILLTINVFLWGYFA, encoded by the exons ATGGAAT GCAGTGTGGGTCCTCATTGCCTTAGGCTGGATCTTTGTGCCTGTGTATATTTCTGCTGGAGTCGTCACTATGCCAGAATATCTGAGAAAGAGGTTCGGGGGTCAGCGCATCAGAATCTACATGAGTGTGCTGTCTCTCATTCTCTATATTTTCACCAAGATATCA ATATCTTTTCAGGGGCTGTATTCATCCAAGTATCACTGGGATGGGACCTGTACCTCTCTACTGTTGTGCTTCTAACTGTCACTACACTCTATACTATAGCTG GCGGTCTGACGGCAGTAATCTACACTGACGCCTTACAAACTGTAATCATGGTAGTAGGAGCTTTTGTCCTCATGTTTATAG CATTCGACAAAGTGGGGTGGTATGAGGGTTTGCTGGATCAGTATGAGAAAGCAATACCTGCTATCACAGTTCCTAACACCACTTGTCATCTACCTCGCGCCGATGCCTTTCATATCTTCAGAGATCCGTTAACAGGAGACCTTCCCTGGCCGGGCCTGATCTTTGGGCTCACGGTTCTGGCCATGTGGGTGTGGTGCACAGACCAG GTGATAGTACAAAGGTCTCTGTCGGCCAAAAACTTGTCCCATGCCAAAGGTGGTTCGGTACTGGGTGGATACCTCAAGCTTCTCCCTATGTTCTTCATTGTTATGCCAGGAATGATCAGTAGAGCGCTCTACCCAg ACGAGGTAGGATGTGTGGATCCTGAAGAGTGCTTAAGGATCTGTGGGGCCAGTGTGGGCTGTTCCAACATTGCATACCCAAAGTTAGTCGTGGAACTTATGCCAGTAG GTTTGAGAGGCCTGATGATCGCTGTAATAATGGCAGCACTCATGTCCTCTCTCACCTCTATATTCAACAGTAGCAGCACGCTCTTCACTATGGACATATGGCAGCGTATCCGGCCCTGGGCCTCAGAGAGAGAGCTCATGGTGGTGGGCAG ggtgtttattttattgcttgtGGCCTTGAGCATTGTGTGGATTCCAATCATTCAAACAGCCAACAGCGGACAGCTGTTCGACTACATACAGGCCATCACTAGCTATCTGTCTCCTCCTATTACTACAGTGTTCATCATGGCCATCTTCTGGGGACGGATAAATGAACAG GGGGCGTTCTGGGGTCTGATGGTTGGACTAGTGGTGGGGACGGTGAGAATGGTGATGGATTTTGTGTATGGCACCCCGTCATGTGGAGAACAAGACCTGCGTCCTGCACTGCTAAAAGATGTGCACTACCTGTATTTTGCCCTTATCCTGCTCGCACTGACGGCTCTGGTCATCACAGCTATCAGCCTTTGCACTGCTCCTATTCCCAAACAACACGTAACTATTTTATTG CTTGTTCGTCTGACCTGGTGGACAAGACACAGCAAGGAGGAACGTGTTGAGCTGGAAGACCCCTGGGCCAGAGGGTCCAATCCAGCAAGCTCCGAGCCCAGCACTACAGAGTCAGGAGGGATGGATGGATCCACACCTGCGTGGTGGAAGCGTGCTGGAATGTGGCTCTGTGGTATCTCCAATGTAGCAAAACCAGAGATGAGTGAGGAGGAGCAGAAGGCTTTAGAAAAGAAACTCACCAATATTGAGGAACACCACACTTGGAAGACTGTCTCCAATATCAATGCCATCATTTTACTCACTATCAATGTCTTTCTTTGGGGGTACTTTGCTTGA
- the slc5a9 gene encoding sodium/glucose cotransporter 4 isoform X9 gives MECWIFVPVYISAGVVTMPEYLRKRFGGQRIRIYMSVLSLILYIFTKISTDIFSGAVFIQVSLGWDLYLSTVVLLTVTTLYTIAGGLTAVIYTDALQTVIMVVGAFVLMFIAFDKVGWYEGLLDQYEKAIPAITVPNTTCHLPRADAFHIFRDPLTGDLPWPGLIFGLTVLAMWVWCTDQVIVQRSLSAKNLSHAKGGSVLGGYLKLLPMFFIVMPGMISRALYPDEVGCVDPEECLRICGASVGCSNIAYPKLVVELMPVGLRGLMIAVIMAALMSSLTSIFNSSSTLFTMDIWQRIRPWASERELMVVGRVFILLLVALSIVWIPIIQTANSGQLFDYIQAITSYLSPPITTVFIMAIFWGRINEQGAFWGLMVGLVVGTVRMVMDFVYGTPSCGEQDLRPALLKDVHYLYFALILLALTALVITAISLCTAPIPKQHVTILLLVRLTWWTRHSKEERVELEDPWARGSNPASSEPSTTESGGMDGSTPAWWKRAGMWLCGISNVAKPEMSEEEQKALEKKLTNIEEHHTWKTVSNINAIILLTINVFLWGYFA, from the exons ATGGAAT GCTGGATCTTTGTGCCTGTGTATATTTCTGCTGGAGTCGTCACTATGCCAGAATATCTGAGAAAGAGGTTCGGGGGTCAGCGCATCAGAATCTACATGAGTGTGCTGTCTCTCATTCTCTATATTTTCACCAAGATATCA ACAGATATCTTTTCAGGGGCTGTATTCATCCAAGTATCACTGGGATGGGACCTGTACCTCTCTACTGTTGTGCTTCTAACTGTCACTACACTCTATACTATAGCTG GCGGTCTGACGGCAGTAATCTACACTGACGCCTTACAAACTGTAATCATGGTAGTAGGAGCTTTTGTCCTCATGTTTATAG CATTCGACAAAGTGGGGTGGTATGAGGGTTTGCTGGATCAGTATGAGAAAGCAATACCTGCTATCACAGTTCCTAACACCACTTGTCATCTACCTCGCGCCGATGCCTTTCATATCTTCAGAGATCCGTTAACAGGAGACCTTCCCTGGCCGGGCCTGATCTTTGGGCTCACGGTTCTGGCCATGTGGGTGTGGTGCACAGACCAG GTGATAGTACAAAGGTCTCTGTCGGCCAAAAACTTGTCCCATGCCAAAGGTGGTTCGGTACTGGGTGGATACCTCAAGCTTCTCCCTATGTTCTTCATTGTTATGCCAGGAATGATCAGTAGAGCGCTCTACCCAg ACGAGGTAGGATGTGTGGATCCTGAAGAGTGCTTAAGGATCTGTGGGGCCAGTGTGGGCTGTTCCAACATTGCATACCCAAAGTTAGTCGTGGAACTTATGCCAGTAG GTTTGAGAGGCCTGATGATCGCTGTAATAATGGCAGCACTCATGTCCTCTCTCACCTCTATATTCAACAGTAGCAGCACGCTCTTCACTATGGACATATGGCAGCGTATCCGGCCCTGGGCCTCAGAGAGAGAGCTCATGGTGGTGGGCAG ggtgtttattttattgcttgtGGCCTTGAGCATTGTGTGGATTCCAATCATTCAAACAGCCAACAGCGGACAGCTGTTCGACTACATACAGGCCATCACTAGCTATCTGTCTCCTCCTATTACTACAGTGTTCATCATGGCCATCTTCTGGGGACGGATAAATGAACAG GGGGCGTTCTGGGGTCTGATGGTTGGACTAGTGGTGGGGACGGTGAGAATGGTGATGGATTTTGTGTATGGCACCCCGTCATGTGGAGAACAAGACCTGCGTCCTGCACTGCTAAAAGATGTGCACTACCTGTATTTTGCCCTTATCCTGCTCGCACTGACGGCTCTGGTCATCACAGCTATCAGCCTTTGCACTGCTCCTATTCCCAAACAACACGTAACTATTTTATTG CTTGTTCGTCTGACCTGGTGGACAAGACACAGCAAGGAGGAACGTGTTGAGCTGGAAGACCCCTGGGCCAGAGGGTCCAATCCAGCAAGCTCCGAGCCCAGCACTACAGAGTCAGGAGGGATGGATGGATCCACACCTGCGTGGTGGAAGCGTGCTGGAATGTGGCTCTGTGGTATCTCCAATGTAGCAAAACCAGAGATGAGTGAGGAGGAGCAGAAGGCTTTAGAAAAGAAACTCACCAATATTGAGGAACACCACACTTGGAAGACTGTCTCCAATATCAATGCCATCATTTTACTCACTATCAATGTCTTTCTTTGGGGGTACTTTGCTTGA
- the slc5a9 gene encoding sodium/glucose cotransporter 4 isoform X6, producing MECSVGPHCLRLDLCACVYFCWSRHYARISEKEVRGSAHQNLHECAVSHSLYFHQDISETDIFSGAVFIQVSLGWDLYLSTVVLLTVTTLYTIAGGLTAVIYTDALQTVIMVVGAFVLMFIAFDKVGWYEGLLDQYEKAIPAITVPNTTCHLPRADAFHIFRDPLTGDLPWPGLIFGLTVLAMWVWCTDQVIVQRSLSAKNLSHAKGGSVLGGYLKLLPMFFIVMPGMISRALYPDEVGCVDPEECLRICGASVGCSNIAYPKLVVELMPVGLRGLMIAVIMAALMSSLTSIFNSSSTLFTMDIWQRIRPWASERELMVVGRVFILLLVALSIVWIPIIQTANSGQLFDYIQAITSYLSPPITTVFIMAIFWGRINEQGAFWGLMVGLVVGTVRMVMDFVYGTPSCGEQDLRPALLKDVHYLYFALILLALTALVITAISLCTAPIPKQHVTILLLVRLTWWTRHSKEERVELEDPWARGSNPASSEPSTTESGGMDGSTPAWWKRAGMWLCGISNVAKPEMSEEEQKALEKKLTNIEEHHTWKTVSNINAIILLTINVFLWGYFA from the exons ATGGAAT GCAGTGTGGGTCCTCATTGCCTTAGGCTGGATCTTTGTGCCTGTGTATATTTCTGCTGGAGTCGTCACTATGCCAGAATATCTGAGAAAGAGGTTCGGGGGTCAGCGCATCAGAATCTACATGAGTGTGCTGTCTCTCATTCTCTATATTTTCACCAAGATATCAGTGAG ACAGATATCTTTTCAGGGGCTGTATTCATCCAAGTATCACTGGGATGGGACCTGTACCTCTCTACTGTTGTGCTTCTAACTGTCACTACACTCTATACTATAGCTG GCGGTCTGACGGCAGTAATCTACACTGACGCCTTACAAACTGTAATCATGGTAGTAGGAGCTTTTGTCCTCATGTTTATAG CATTCGACAAAGTGGGGTGGTATGAGGGTTTGCTGGATCAGTATGAGAAAGCAATACCTGCTATCACAGTTCCTAACACCACTTGTCATCTACCTCGCGCCGATGCCTTTCATATCTTCAGAGATCCGTTAACAGGAGACCTTCCCTGGCCGGGCCTGATCTTTGGGCTCACGGTTCTGGCCATGTGGGTGTGGTGCACAGACCAG GTGATAGTACAAAGGTCTCTGTCGGCCAAAAACTTGTCCCATGCCAAAGGTGGTTCGGTACTGGGTGGATACCTCAAGCTTCTCCCTATGTTCTTCATTGTTATGCCAGGAATGATCAGTAGAGCGCTCTACCCAg ACGAGGTAGGATGTGTGGATCCTGAAGAGTGCTTAAGGATCTGTGGGGCCAGTGTGGGCTGTTCCAACATTGCATACCCAAAGTTAGTCGTGGAACTTATGCCAGTAG GTTTGAGAGGCCTGATGATCGCTGTAATAATGGCAGCACTCATGTCCTCTCTCACCTCTATATTCAACAGTAGCAGCACGCTCTTCACTATGGACATATGGCAGCGTATCCGGCCCTGGGCCTCAGAGAGAGAGCTCATGGTGGTGGGCAG ggtgtttattttattgcttgtGGCCTTGAGCATTGTGTGGATTCCAATCATTCAAACAGCCAACAGCGGACAGCTGTTCGACTACATACAGGCCATCACTAGCTATCTGTCTCCTCCTATTACTACAGTGTTCATCATGGCCATCTTCTGGGGACGGATAAATGAACAG GGGGCGTTCTGGGGTCTGATGGTTGGACTAGTGGTGGGGACGGTGAGAATGGTGATGGATTTTGTGTATGGCACCCCGTCATGTGGAGAACAAGACCTGCGTCCTGCACTGCTAAAAGATGTGCACTACCTGTATTTTGCCCTTATCCTGCTCGCACTGACGGCTCTGGTCATCACAGCTATCAGCCTTTGCACTGCTCCTATTCCCAAACAACACGTAACTATTTTATTG CTTGTTCGTCTGACCTGGTGGACAAGACACAGCAAGGAGGAACGTGTTGAGCTGGAAGACCCCTGGGCCAGAGGGTCCAATCCAGCAAGCTCCGAGCCCAGCACTACAGAGTCAGGAGGGATGGATGGATCCACACCTGCGTGGTGGAAGCGTGCTGGAATGTGGCTCTGTGGTATCTCCAATGTAGCAAAACCAGAGATGAGTGAGGAGGAGCAGAAGGCTTTAGAAAAGAAACTCACCAATATTGAGGAACACCACACTTGGAAGACTGTCTCCAATATCAATGCCATCATTTTACTCACTATCAATGTCTTTCTTTGGGGGTACTTTGCTTGA
- the slc5a9 gene encoding sodium/glucose cotransporter 4 isoform X10: protein MLDLCACVYFCWSRHYARISEKEVRGSAHQNLHECAVSHSLYFHQDISETDIFSGAVFIQVSLGWDLYLSTVVLLTVTTLYTIAGGLTAVIYTDALQTVIMVVGAFVLMFIAFDKVGWYEGLLDQYEKAIPAITVPNTTCHLPRADAFHIFRDPLTGDLPWPGLIFGLTVLAMWVWCTDQVIVQRSLSAKNLSHAKGGSVLGGYLKLLPMFFIVMPGMISRALYPDEVGCVDPEECLRICGASVGCSNIAYPKLVVELMPVGLRGLMIAVIMAALMSSLTSIFNSSSTLFTMDIWQRIRPWASERELMVVGRVFILLLVALSIVWIPIIQTANSGQLFDYIQAITSYLSPPITTVFIMAIFWGRINEQGAFWGLMVGLVVGTVRMVMDFVYGTPSCGEQDLRPALLKDVHYLYFALILLALTALVITAISLCTAPIPKQHVTILLLVRLTWWTRHSKEERVELEDPWARGSNPASSEPSTTESGGMDGSTPAWWKRAGMWLCGISNVAKPEMSEEEQKALEKKLTNIEEHHTWKTVSNINAIILLTINVFLWGYFA from the exons AT GCTGGATCTTTGTGCCTGTGTATATTTCTGCTGGAGTCGTCACTATGCCAGAATATCTGAGAAAGAGGTTCGGGGGTCAGCGCATCAGAATCTACATGAGTGTGCTGTCTCTCATTCTCTATATTTTCACCAAGATATCAGTGAG ACAGATATCTTTTCAGGGGCTGTATTCATCCAAGTATCACTGGGATGGGACCTGTACCTCTCTACTGTTGTGCTTCTAACTGTCACTACACTCTATACTATAGCTG GCGGTCTGACGGCAGTAATCTACACTGACGCCTTACAAACTGTAATCATGGTAGTAGGAGCTTTTGTCCTCATGTTTATAG CATTCGACAAAGTGGGGTGGTATGAGGGTTTGCTGGATCAGTATGAGAAAGCAATACCTGCTATCACAGTTCCTAACACCACTTGTCATCTACCTCGCGCCGATGCCTTTCATATCTTCAGAGATCCGTTAACAGGAGACCTTCCCTGGCCGGGCCTGATCTTTGGGCTCACGGTTCTGGCCATGTGGGTGTGGTGCACAGACCAG GTGATAGTACAAAGGTCTCTGTCGGCCAAAAACTTGTCCCATGCCAAAGGTGGTTCGGTACTGGGTGGATACCTCAAGCTTCTCCCTATGTTCTTCATTGTTATGCCAGGAATGATCAGTAGAGCGCTCTACCCAg ACGAGGTAGGATGTGTGGATCCTGAAGAGTGCTTAAGGATCTGTGGGGCCAGTGTGGGCTGTTCCAACATTGCATACCCAAAGTTAGTCGTGGAACTTATGCCAGTAG GTTTGAGAGGCCTGATGATCGCTGTAATAATGGCAGCACTCATGTCCTCTCTCACCTCTATATTCAACAGTAGCAGCACGCTCTTCACTATGGACATATGGCAGCGTATCCGGCCCTGGGCCTCAGAGAGAGAGCTCATGGTGGTGGGCAG ggtgtttattttattgcttgtGGCCTTGAGCATTGTGTGGATTCCAATCATTCAAACAGCCAACAGCGGACAGCTGTTCGACTACATACAGGCCATCACTAGCTATCTGTCTCCTCCTATTACTACAGTGTTCATCATGGCCATCTTCTGGGGACGGATAAATGAACAG GGGGCGTTCTGGGGTCTGATGGTTGGACTAGTGGTGGGGACGGTGAGAATGGTGATGGATTTTGTGTATGGCACCCCGTCATGTGGAGAACAAGACCTGCGTCCTGCACTGCTAAAAGATGTGCACTACCTGTATTTTGCCCTTATCCTGCTCGCACTGACGGCTCTGGTCATCACAGCTATCAGCCTTTGCACTGCTCCTATTCCCAAACAACACGTAACTATTTTATTG CTTGTTCGTCTGACCTGGTGGACAAGACACAGCAAGGAGGAACGTGTTGAGCTGGAAGACCCCTGGGCCAGAGGGTCCAATCCAGCAAGCTCCGAGCCCAGCACTACAGAGTCAGGAGGGATGGATGGATCCACACCTGCGTGGTGGAAGCGTGCTGGAATGTGGCTCTGTGGTATCTCCAATGTAGCAAAACCAGAGATGAGTGAGGAGGAGCAGAAGGCTTTAGAAAAGAAACTCACCAATATTGAGGAACACCACACTTGGAAGACTGTCTCCAATATCAATGCCATCATTTTACTCACTATCAATGTCTTTCTTTGGGGGTACTTTGCTTGA
- the slc5a9 gene encoding sodium/glucose cotransporter 4 isoform X7: MELWVLIALGWIFVPVYISAGVVTMPEYLRKRFGGQRIRIYMSVLSLILYIFTKISTDIFSGAVFIQVSLGWDLYLSTVVLLTVTTLYTIAGGLTAVIYTDALQTVIMVVGAFVLMFIAFDKVGWYEGLLDQYEKAIPAITVPNTTCHLPRADAFHIFRDPLTGDLPWPGLIFGLTVLAMWVWCTDQVIVQRSLSAKNLSHAKGGSVLGGYLKLLPMFFIVMPGMISRALYPDEVGCVDPEECLRICGASVGCSNIAYPKLVVELMPVGLRGLMIAVIMAALMSSLTSIFNSSSTLFTMDIWQRIRPWASERELMVVGRVFILLLVALSIVWIPIIQTANSGQLFDYIQAITSYLSPPITTVFIMAIFWGRINEQGAFWGLMVGLVVGTVRMVMDFVYGTPSCGEQDLRPALLKDVHYLYFALILLALTALVITAISLCTAPIPKQHVTILLLVRLTWWTRHSKEERVELEDPWARGSNPASSEPSTTESGGMDGSTPAWWKRAGMWLCGISNVAKPEMSEEEQKALEKKLTNIEEHHTWKTVSNINAIILLTINVFLWGYFA, encoded by the exons ATGGAAT TGTGGGTCCTCATTGCCTTAGGCTGGATCTTTGTGCCTGTGTATATTTCTGCTGGAGTCGTCACTATGCCAGAATATCTGAGAAAGAGGTTCGGGGGTCAGCGCATCAGAATCTACATGAGTGTGCTGTCTCTCATTCTCTATATTTTCACCAAGATATCA ACAGATATCTTTTCAGGGGCTGTATTCATCCAAGTATCACTGGGATGGGACCTGTACCTCTCTACTGTTGTGCTTCTAACTGTCACTACACTCTATACTATAGCTG GCGGTCTGACGGCAGTAATCTACACTGACGCCTTACAAACTGTAATCATGGTAGTAGGAGCTTTTGTCCTCATGTTTATAG CATTCGACAAAGTGGGGTGGTATGAGGGTTTGCTGGATCAGTATGAGAAAGCAATACCTGCTATCACAGTTCCTAACACCACTTGTCATCTACCTCGCGCCGATGCCTTTCATATCTTCAGAGATCCGTTAACAGGAGACCTTCCCTGGCCGGGCCTGATCTTTGGGCTCACGGTTCTGGCCATGTGGGTGTGGTGCACAGACCAG GTGATAGTACAAAGGTCTCTGTCGGCCAAAAACTTGTCCCATGCCAAAGGTGGTTCGGTACTGGGTGGATACCTCAAGCTTCTCCCTATGTTCTTCATTGTTATGCCAGGAATGATCAGTAGAGCGCTCTACCCAg ACGAGGTAGGATGTGTGGATCCTGAAGAGTGCTTAAGGATCTGTGGGGCCAGTGTGGGCTGTTCCAACATTGCATACCCAAAGTTAGTCGTGGAACTTATGCCAGTAG GTTTGAGAGGCCTGATGATCGCTGTAATAATGGCAGCACTCATGTCCTCTCTCACCTCTATATTCAACAGTAGCAGCACGCTCTTCACTATGGACATATGGCAGCGTATCCGGCCCTGGGCCTCAGAGAGAGAGCTCATGGTGGTGGGCAG ggtgtttattttattgcttgtGGCCTTGAGCATTGTGTGGATTCCAATCATTCAAACAGCCAACAGCGGACAGCTGTTCGACTACATACAGGCCATCACTAGCTATCTGTCTCCTCCTATTACTACAGTGTTCATCATGGCCATCTTCTGGGGACGGATAAATGAACAG GGGGCGTTCTGGGGTCTGATGGTTGGACTAGTGGTGGGGACGGTGAGAATGGTGATGGATTTTGTGTATGGCACCCCGTCATGTGGAGAACAAGACCTGCGTCCTGCACTGCTAAAAGATGTGCACTACCTGTATTTTGCCCTTATCCTGCTCGCACTGACGGCTCTGGTCATCACAGCTATCAGCCTTTGCACTGCTCCTATTCCCAAACAACACGTAACTATTTTATTG CTTGTTCGTCTGACCTGGTGGACAAGACACAGCAAGGAGGAACGTGTTGAGCTGGAAGACCCCTGGGCCAGAGGGTCCAATCCAGCAAGCTCCGAGCCCAGCACTACAGAGTCAGGAGGGATGGATGGATCCACACCTGCGTGGTGGAAGCGTGCTGGAATGTGGCTCTGTGGTATCTCCAATGTAGCAAAACCAGAGATGAGTGAGGAGGAGCAGAAGGCTTTAGAAAAGAAACTCACCAATATTGAGGAACACCACACTTGGAAGACTGTCTCCAATATCAATGCCATCATTTTACTCACTATCAATGTCTTTCTTTGGGGGTACTTTGCTTGA